Below is a window of Poecile atricapillus isolate bPoeAtr1 chromosome 2, bPoeAtr1.hap1, whole genome shotgun sequence DNA.
AGCACGAGTGTGTGTGtggtgtttggttttgattttgtgcACATTCCCAACCATCACTAAAATGTCATTATTCAATTCTCTACACTTTTAAAAAGCTATCTAATACCTggctttatattttaaaaacattcagcCTAAAGCAGACTATACTATTGATTTTTACTCTAAGAGCATTCCTGGGCCGTGGTCAGGGACCAGGTCAGGGTCTATTGTGCTTGGTGATGTGCATAgcataaaaaaatgttattacaGAGCTTAGTGTCTAGtttcttcattaatttctcCCATACTCTGAAGCATTTTCTGGGACCCAAGAGACTGCCTTGATGGAGGacaaatacatataaaaagcatttaaaaagcaGGGTTGTAAAAGATTTTGGAATCATAAGGTTGTGCTTTAAACCCATGGTATTTTTTGATAGCTCAGGGCTTTTTCCATGCTTTGAGAGCAGACCTGAGTAGATGACAGCTAAAGAACCtgccttaaagctcatctcactGTCTTCCCCCAAATACTCCGaaaactgcttttcctttctctcagtGAAGGGAAAGCTAACAGGACAGGACAATCCCTGCCCCTGGCTGGGGCAACAGAGGCAGCACActcctcttgcttccctgttcCTCTACTCCGTTCCATCCCAAGGCAAGGCCAGCCTCACCTCTGGCCAGAGGATGGCAAAACATGgtcagcagccaggctgggaggagagcaGACTCTTACACTGGCAGGTCAGGGCACCCTGAGCACAAAAATCCCTCTTCAACTCACCCCCAAGGCCTAGCTCTGGTTATTTGACCCCTCACACCTCACATTTTCCTCCCCAGAGCAGCATTTCCTCCAagccagggacacagggaccccTCTCCTACCTGCTGCCCATTGCacatcttcttcctcctgcaACCTTCCTTATAAAACAAGCTACCACCCCCAAacccacatttttttccaagcatTCCTCCCACTTTCTGTTTGCATCACCCTCTCCCTCATTATCCTGGGTCTTGCTTTTGTTTGTCTTGGCTATTTTGGGCTGGAGGCTCTTTGGGGAAAGGAATACGGTTTAAATGTCGCCTGCTCAGGATGTGTTCAAGTCATTCAAGCTGAGTGAAGCTGAATTGATAAAAGAGGCAGAAACTGGCTGAGAAGTGTCTGCCTGAGCATGGGCAAGTGATTCACTGAATCAGCTTTAAGAGGTATAATTCATTAAGCACGTGTAACTTTTGAGTTTAGGAGGCAAAAATCCTATTTTGAAATGCACAGGTTATAGTTCAATGCTAaattttcccaggaaatccACTCCAGGGCATACTCCACTGTAGTGAAGCATAGCATGTTCACATGGTAGTTATAGCTTAAACTGTAGGCTCTGGCTGCAAGCACCATCTTCACTATTGTCATTCCTGAAGGACCACAAACACTGCATTGTTTACAATAAGAGTTACATATAACTACTTGAAAAATGGAAgtataaatgtataaattaaAACCATGTACAAAGAAacaactctgcttttctctagAGGGCTCTATCTCTGTGATAAATTTTTACATTATAGTGCTACTTGATACTATAACTATACTATGAATTACAAAATTGTTCTATATGTAGAAAGGATTAAGATGGTCTTGTGTATAGGGTGTGTGAGATCTTCATTTTGTTGCCAGTAAGATCATTATTCTCACTTTAAcacccagaacaccccaaaccTCCACACCTGTCAGAGTCACGGAAACATCTGGTATCTATTTTGCAAATTTGAGAGTCTGTTGTTATAATCTTTTAATTACATGTAAAACCACTTTCTGTTGTAGAAGTATGTAAATTATCCCAAATGAATCAACAGAAAACTAGGAAATTTTTTCATGTTCAGCACCATTTCTCAGCTATACCAATAAATGAGATGCTAATAGCCTGTGAAATTTAAAAGGGAGTTTATTCCTTTTGATAAAAAAGTGATGTGAGAATTCAGTGAAAAATATATCCCAAGTATTTTAAATCAGTATGTCCCATTTGTATTCACTAGATAGAGAGCAATTCTGATGAGCACCTATCGTATCAACCAGAAATCTCTTTCTCATTCTTTGCTTAAGATCCTCTCATCTGTAATAGATGAATATTTGTCATACAAGGCTAAATGCTTGTGGATTTCCTTTCCTTACACAATGGAAAAGAATATGTTGAATATTCAAGCTCTGTTCACatggtttaaagaaaaaaacccaagagtACAGTCATTCTCTGAAGCCACCAAAGCCTTTGGCTTGCATTGTGAATGACCACTGGTCCTTAAAATTGTGAGCTTTTGACAATGACACTCATCCACTCTCTGTTCTGTTTTCATGGGGCTCAGGGCTTTGTAGGTGCCTCATTCTATAGCTGAGGGAAATGGTAAAGGACTATTTTTTATGTGACctctctgtgctcccttccTTTAAGCACAGTGGCAATAAGTGAGGCTTTCCAAGCTTGTCAGGCCCATGCATCATCTTTCCTCCATGAAATTACAAGCTGTGGTTAGGGCAAAGCTTGTGAGCTCTCCAAGAAAGTCCCTGGGCCAAGAGAGGTGTTGGGCCACATGTGTCTATGGAGCTGTAATTGGTCGTACCACAACCACCTGGGCCTTTTAGACTGGAACCATTAAGCCTTTTTTAGCTTCTTCTACACCATTTCAGTGACCATGAAAATCCAGTGCTGATCAGTATTTACTTAGTTCACATATTAACTACTAGACCAGACAGGCAGTAGCAGAGACCCAAGCCCTAGATAAAGTGCAAAATCCACACAGTCTGTCTTTGTAATTAGTTCCTACTGTAGAATCAAGAGTAAAACACCAGTCAAAAAGTAAACTGAAAAATTTAATTGCTTTATAAAATAAGATTataaattctatataaaaatcCAGCTTCTTAAATATGGTACATTCACTTCCTcacagaatatttaaatattcaggTCACTTGAGCTATATTTTCACCATATTTGAGTTAAAATCATTGGATAAATTAAAACATCCTTACCAAAAGATACCACAACTTATACAAATAATACTAAGCaacaatacatttttttatatacaaATTGTAAAGAAATTATTAACTCTTAGGGCATGCTACAAAATTTTGCCAGAAAAATATATGGAATCATTTCTGTTTAACTAGAAAATATACAGTGTGCTGTGCTTTCCAATTCTCTTCCTAAAATTCAGTCTCATACAATTTCCATTTAACTTAATAAATATGTACAACAAAATGTTTATTCATTGAAGAATATAAATAGCAAATACTGTATTTGTATTATAGACTGTATACTCCAGGATTAGAGCCTGGTCTGGCATTCCTTTCTCATATAGTGACTACAGTGGGACTTTTCAACTCTGAATGTGCAAAAATGCAGAATCAGGCTCTTAGTGTTACCATCGGGTTAATAGCTTTTacaaaagtgatttttattaaagagaattttaaaaaaatcaaaaaacatcTTCAAAACCACTGCAGAAGACTTAGAACTATTCCAGTCAGGCATTTCTATAAATAGTAAATCAAAATGTGCTGCAATAATGTTCCAGTTTAATTACTGCTGGCAGTAATTAGGGAAAAATAGTCAGTGGAGAAAGAAACATATCTTGAGTTAGACACATCTTACTTTCACAGATTTAAGTTGGTTCCCTACCATTTCTAAAAAGAGTTTCTGGTATAATCTATACATTGTAAATCTGTGAAGAAACTTAATCACCTTTTTCAGGCTTTGGATGGTTCGTTTTGGAAAGTGGTACGTTTTCAAGTGCTTCAGTCCATACATTAAACCTTTAATGGTGTCTTGGTCACCATTCTTTATTCTCCACAGATTGAGAAGCTTCAGAACTTGCTCTGTGGGTTGACATAGTTTCATTGTGCGCTCAACATCTTCTTTTCCAACTTTCTTGCCTGGCAAGCTTGCCATCAGCATGTTGAGATGTTCAAAGGTGAGGTTCATGTGGCCAACGTGTTTTAAGACACTGTTTTCACAAAGATCAATATCTATAGAAAGCAAGAAGAGAACAGGGGTAAGTACAGCACATTACAACTTTATTGCAGCCTActaaaaaatttcaaaattccaGGATGAAATTGCTTTCCAAATTTCTTTGCTTCAAGTAATTCTCTCATCTTTGCTTTTTTGGGGCCATCTATCCTGTAAAATGTTGTGTATCTTTCTGTGATAGGACTCCTAGTATTTGGTTCCAGTGAATGAAAATTTAGTTCATTCTCTTCAGAAATGCCTAGGCAAACTTTGTTAAAATAGCAATTCTGAATTTTGAAGTACTCTAGATACTTCACAGACTGACATAAGCATACATACTAAATATCAGGGGgggtaaaaaaaatcctttctgcagcatttttcaAATCTATTCCGAGTGGACAAAATGTCATTCGAATGCAGTGGTTGTTGATGGTGGCTTACATGAAGAGTTGGCCTGACTGTTGTAAAAAACCTTTATATTAGTACTGCAGCACTATTTCATCTTTGAAGTGTGTCTTGGTAGATTCAGCACAAACAAAGCAATGAATCAGCATGACAAAGAGGTaccagaagggaaaaagaagggaaagccTCTCTACCTATTCCTCACTCCCATGTGCCCCCACCCTGTGGATAAATGTTTCAGTCCAACATGTCAACCTCTACTTTACAGAAGACAAACTGCACTCTCAGCTGCAGGGAACCATCTCCCTCTAACCTCAGTTGCTCAGATATTACAGTGGGAAACATTTTCCTCAGTtgatcaaaattatttatatgtTGTGCAGTCTCAACAGGGGATCTTGGCCATTGCACAACACATGCTCCAAAGTGGGCTACAAGTCTGGGAAAAATTCCATTCTTGACTGATCTGGAGAAGTGGAATTCTGTTCCTGCTTCCCCTTGACTTCTCTATGTTTACTGCATCAGTGTATCTCAGTGAAGGCCTGCAGGCCCTTCTCCAAGCACAACACATCCCCAGGGGATATTTGATccaagcaatttttaaaatgccattcAGAAGGTTGTTTGTAATGCACATGCTATCACAATAAGATACCTTGGATAATCTTCTTGACCATATCCTGttccttgttttgctgcttCCACAGTTTCAAAAGCTGGAAGGTCTGCTCTTGAGGGCTGTGCCTTTGTTTAATCCTTTCAATATTTTCTGTGCTAACCTTTGTCCCAGGCAAGCTGTCTGCGAGTATGTTCAGCCAGTTAGATGTGAGATGAGTAGGAACAGCAAACCTGAACATAGCCTCCTCACACAGGGTTACATCTGAAATGAGAAAGAGAAGATGTCGATTGTTCCGATCTCTTACCTTGCccatctcagaaaaaaaaccgAAACAACCATGAAGCAAGAATGAtaaggaaaagcattttaaaaacagactaAGAAATTGTCTTTATAGTGCCATTTCTCTTTGTGCTTGAGTTCTTTTTGGCCTGAActataataattaaaattctacTATGGTCATCACCATAGCAGGCAAACAGCTAACAAGCTAGGTATTTTTATCCTGGGTTTTGGTAAATTAATGTTAACGATAACTAACGGTACGTTTTCAGAGCACTCTTCCTTAACATGATACACACCTATTCCACATTTTTGAGGTGTCGTATCTGTATTTTCCTGACAGATGTTGTCACGAACCTCATTTCCTTTCAAAGCTATTTTGAAACCCAGGGCACTACAGTTTGTGTGCTTAAGACAGGCTGCTTTGGAGGAGGTTTCATTTGAGAAAAATCCCTCTGGACATCTCTCACATACAGTGTCACTCTCAGGGGTACCTgtggaaacaggaaaacaatgCATCCAATTACACATAACCTCAACtgtaggaaaataatttaaaaataatataaaaagcaaggaaaacatTCCTCTCTAAACTGTCAtgcttctgctttttgtgtttgtgatCTATTAAGGAATCGCTTAGGAAAAGAAGAGACAGAAGATGCCTTAGGAGAAGGATGTTTCTGCTGATGGAATACAGTAAATAGTACTCTTAAATATGCTTGTTACCAAATTTAAAATCAGTGATAGCTGATTAAATCAGTAATTTAGTAAAGTAATATCTTTAAAACCTCAATTACTTGAGTCTATTCGGAGATTACACTATGCCTGATCTTCATCCTTCAACTATACAAACATTCTGTAAAGTAATTAAGTGgcaaaaaaaagtgttctgaaTTTCACTCTGCAATAGCTGCCCAGAACCTTACTTGAACGGGTTACTTCAGTTCTAGATAAAAATACAATCCAACTAAATATCAACTAAATACAACAATTTTGAAATTCTTTTGGGGGCTTgaataaaatgttattaaaactGAAGAAAGCAGTGtccaatataaaaaaaaaaataaataatacacaTACATGTTTTGCTTGGTGATTATAATGCATAGTTTTACTTCAGAACTAAATATATGAtacaacaacagaatgacaacATATGTTTCTAGCACATTTAAAAGGAGTAAGAAAATGAATCTATGATCTGAAACTGTGCAGTCTAACCAACAGTGGCAGGAAAGTAACAGCACCAATAACTGGTGTATATGCACTCCTAATTCATCCTTATTCATTCAACATTTAACAAGTGCCTGAAGTCTGGTATCTAATACTGCATTACTGAACTTGAATTTAAACACAcacttaaaatttatttgaaaaatttagAAACTACATTTGAATAAGAAAATACCTCCATCtagtgtatttttaaagcatttacaTGTGGATGTTTAAGTTAgttttttagtatttatttttttattattttgggaAATCCTTCGAGAAAAAGAGTACGTATCTCAAGTCTTCAATCAGCTGTGAAATCAAGAATAGTACTTGCATACCACCTGACCTAACACTTCATTAGACAACGAGTGAAAATGGAGGAGTTTATAGTAGCCAGAGACAGTGTATGTGCCAGCCCCCTCCCAAATCCGGTGCTTTCTGCAGCCACATCATTGCCCTTGTGCGAAgtgcactgcctgcagctccgGGCTGCACCTACACTGCGCAGGCAGAGATCAGCTGTTCTGAGACAGATGCATTTTAGCAACTTTCCCTGCTACAGACAGGCTGCTGTTGTGTTCTGGCAGCAAGGAAGTGGAAGAAAGGAGTGTTCCTGCAAGTGGTGCATCATTCTGCTCAGAGTTTACTGCATAATCTTTGCAGCACAAGAGAGGAATATACCGGGTAATCCATCAGTGTTCTCAGGACTGATCATAAAGTcaccctccagctctgccagcttcTTCACTCTTTATTTCACCGCTCTTGTTCAGGGCACAAATTGCCGCTGTCTGTCTGCCCTTCTGCCACTCCCTCCAATTCTCCTGGAATCCCCCATTCTTCCCAGGGAAACGCCACCAGGGAGACAGAGCTGcctcacagcagtgctgctttccCAATACAATGCTGCTATAAACCCTGCCTCGTACAGGGCACTCACAAAAAGGGACTACAAAAGCAAAGTGGTATCCTAGAGTAATCATGAGCAACGGGCACCAGGGAAACAGATTTCTTATGCTTTAAGCCTTAAATGAGGCACTGGACCACACCATCTCCCTGTGTGGGAAtggaataatatttttctgctattaTGTTTTATTCCACCTGAATTTGCTTCATTACAGAGTTCAAGGCTATCATATGGCTAAAAGCAGTAACACAGTGCAGTACATGCTTATTAAACTCTTAGTTGTTgcctcattttaaaaaattactattgACACAGGGGGATGCAATTATTTTTACAatgttttcattccttttttgaGGTCTGCTTAGGTTGAGCTGGTTCAATCTGATGGTGTTTTGGAAACCAACTTttcaatatattaaaaaattcaaCATTTAATCTTCTTTAAAAGTTTGCTTCATTCTGAATTGAGGGATTGAAATGTGTCTGCCGTGTTTCACCGTGCTCATAGGGATGCAGCCGGCTGGTTGCTCAGACAATTTATACTTTGTTCACCTCCCAAAGTCTTTCTGAGGACTTTGTTTCTGGCCCCTTTTGACTTGCTGCTGAGATAGAGTGGAACCTCATTAACCCAAGCTCCTGGGTATAATAGTTTAGGTTAATGAAGGtttaaaatatggaaatatgGTAGCTGCCAGTGGAAATGCTTAACCGTGGAAGGGCATCAGGGTAAAGCTTCATCAACCAATTACTCAAGGACTAGTGAGCAGCtactgcagcagcatttctccTTACGTCAAAGCTGCTCTCTAGTGAGAGGTTCATAACCCAGAAAAGGACTCTCAGTCTGTCATTCAGCCCAGCTCTAAAATGTACAGGCCTGCCCTAGTGTTTCTCACTGCAGGTATGTCATTCCTACTGAAATCATTCTGTAGTCTGGTTGCCTGTGGGTGTCTGAGAcactttgtttttctgcttgaaTTTCCTTCTTCAGTGCTCTTCTCCAGGCAGTTATCAAGCTCTGGTACAATGACAGTTTACAGTTCTTTCGGGTTGTGTTAAATACTGGAGCTAAACTGGGCCACAGCATTTGCCAAACAATAAATGATGTATTTTGTTTTGAGGGAAGAACAAATTATTGGTTTAACAATTTATGTTGTCTTAAATGAAGAATACACTCCACTAAAAAGTGCTGCTTTGCTCTATATCCCCACCAGACTTTCAGCACTATGCCAGCCTCCTTGACAAAGAAATGGTTGTTTGCTTGATAATAGTAACAGTTTCCCTAAGAATTCCACCTAGGATGCTGATAATTAATTTTTGCCACATATTGCACTGATGCTAGAGCTATATTAATGTTGTTATAGTTATATACTGGGTGTCACACATGTAGTGCTCCTGGCATTTGTCAAGATACACAGTTGCTTGAAACAGCagatttcaaaatgaaaaacattattATTTATCACACACACAAATACTACATTCCGGATAATGTTCCTTTAAAAGAGGCAATCCATCATGTTTCTCATTAGAGTGCAATTTGCTACATTTGCTACTGCCATTAAGTTACATATTACAGCAGGAGCGGGGTATTCCACTGAGAAACCTTCCTTTGGCTACAGTCCAAATGATGCAGACTAGAACAGGTTCAATTGGCTTTACAATTTACCGTCCTACAATTTCGTCTGGACAAGCCTCTTTCCTAATCGTGTAAGCGCCACGAGTCGTGGCCGTGGGGCAGAGCTCTGATTACATCTGTGCGTATGGAGGAGCGGGACCCACCTGCCTGGGCGACACCGAACCCGGGCGGACACTCCGTGTGCCTCAAGCAGAACTCGAGCTCCAGGTACCTGCCCGGGACGCACTCGCAGACGCGGTTCTGGGTGCTGGAGCACTCCTGCCTGAcgagctgcagctccttgcaGACGGTGCTGCAGTACTGGCACTCCTCGTTGCTGTTCCACTCGTCGGCGTAGTACTGAGCCGGGCACGGAGCGCACTGCGTCGGGCTGCTGGCGCTGCAGTGCCGCTGCACATAGCTCCCGGGAGGACACTGGTCACACAGCAGCTGGCGAGATGTCCCCGGCTCGTAATGGAGATACTTGGGGGGAGAGTCATCCTGGATGGTCCACTTGACAGAAATGTCCAGGAGCTagcaacaggaaaataaaacatcccTTCCTTTTAGCTCCAGGGAGTACCATGATCGCAAGTAAACCCGCACTTCAATGAGTTTATGAGTCTACTCATGTCACTGCCTTCAAACACATATTTGCGTTAGAAATTTCCGAGATACTGGCCAGCTTCCAGACTCTCCCATGTCTGTCTCAGAATGGGAAAGTTTTAGGATCTTATCTAGCAAATCTTCCCGACCTAAGTGATTCCTTCCTTAGATGAAGATCCTATTCTTCTCCAATTTACAACATTTTAATATCATTGGACAATGACCTTTTACTGCCTGGCACCAGAGAATTTGTCCAATGCACGGCAAAGGTGGGGATTATGCGCCTTTGTATTCTTGAGTACTTCAAATGCAAAAGGAATTGTGCCTGAGCGTGTGAACCTGGCCACTGTACTGCACCATCACCACAGATACCTTTAAAGGTGATTCCTTACACTATTTCTCTTACACTATTTTTTTGCCAGAAATCAATGGCTAGAACAACAGAGTTTACTTTTTAATGCCTTCCATTTAATTTTGCACTGATATGCAGAAGCTCCTGCGATTTAATGTGGCAGCTACATCAAAGGTGAAGACACAGCTTGAGACAAAGGTAAAGAACGATGCAAGTTATGAAGGGCATTGAGGACTTAATTGAATGAGCTGGAAGAGACCAAGCCAATGCTTACATTTCCTACCTAAAATCACATGCTCACAGCTGTTGTGAAAAGCTGGTTCAGTACTGGCATATGCCATGACAACTAGAGTCCTCCTGCTTCCTACAACAGTCTGCTTTGCTGGTGTGATTTGGGATGTAGTGATCTGAGACAACCTCCACATCACTTCATTTTGGTCTTATAATTGAAAATTTGGTTCCGTGATTCCACCAGTCTACCACAAAAATAACTCTTGAGAACCACCCTGATCCCCATAGGGTTTGCCAATAGCTCACTCTCCTCACTAACaacccagctctgtcccagcactgCATGTATGGCTGCAGGTGCCCTTTCTCTTCCAAAACTTTGTAAATTTTGTAAAGATGAAGTAAACTGGATCTGACTtaagatatttttctgtgtatCCAATAAAATTATAGATTTAACTGACTTGTCTTTGTTACTATTTTAACCCCTGTTAGCTAATACAGAATTGCCAATTCAATTTCAAACAtgtatttcctcttttccaaaGGTCCCCAAAGTAAaagtagaatttattttttcttttttttaagtctgCATTTTCTTGAGATGCTTCATTTAAGGGCCCCACTTCTGCCACAACATGGCACTTCTAAAGCCATAATCTTATTAAGTTTGGAAAGGACAATTTAAAACTTCATCTGCATTAACACAATTGACAAGTGATGTGACTTATGGAACTTTTAGTGCTTAACTTAGGAACTCTTATTGCTTAAGCAAATACTCTTAAATGCATTCTCCTGTTGCACCTCTATGAATCCACTTTTCATACAGCTATACCTAGGCTTAGGAATGAAATACAGATAGTATGGATATTCCCTACAGCCTCTTGTAGCTACCTTTGACTAACTCTGATAACTTATCTGATTTCTAGAGGTGGAGCTGTCCCTTTTCTTGTGGTCTCAATGCACAATACCTTTCATTGGGAGAAATTCCTTATTAGTCTTTGAAGTTTGATGAACAACTCCATTTTCCTTAAATGACTGGATCTGTTTCATGTGATCTATTTAACAAAGAGGGTGCAGCACATTTTCTAACGGTGAGTGGCTTTACATTGAGGAAAAATGCCCCCACCCTTGGTAAATCTACACCTATGACTCTAGTGATAAGGAAGTCCTGGTAATCTCATTAATTGTTGATGTGAACAGTAAAGTTTTCTTCTATGGTTTTAATTCAGTAATAGATAATACAGCATCCCAGAGTCCAAGACTTGCATGGACACAATCTTTCACTTCACAGAACTTATCTGACTACAACAGGTGGCACAGGTGCTACAAAGACAAGCATCAACCCACACTTCATGCAGATGTCTGTGGAAACCCAAGACAATTCCCAAGAGAGGTGAAAATCTGACACTGTGAAAATTATTAGGGACAGCAACCAGTCATATGGGCAGTACATCCTTGTGCAGAAACACAGTGTTCCTGCTCTGTAGTGCACAGCTCCCCACAAATCCAGAGCTGTCACTGCAGTAGAATCTGCTCCTCTGGGCAGTGCCTCTGCCCATGGTGACATATTTTCACATAATGAACAGGTAGGTGAATCATTTAATTACTGTTTACTCTACTCTGCAATGTGTAGGAGCAAGAATAACTTCAAGATTTTATCTATTTTCCTTACTCAACTATTTACATAGTTGAAACCATGTATGAGGCAAGCAAAGAGTTTTGCTGCAAGAGGTTGATTcagcataaaaattaattagaattcAATAATCAGGGTATGAAAGCATAGGGGTTTGTAGGGAAAAATGGAGGCACTTGCTTCCTGAAGAACCTACAGCTGTGGAAAACAAGCcaataaaaattgaaaacatttcAACACAACTTGAGAggaattgattttaaaaattgagcAAAACAATACTTGAACCGTATGTGTGCGAGACATACAGAATTTTGTCCTTGGAAGAACCAATAACTATGAGCTAATAATGGCAACTGGAATATTATTAATCTAAATGAGCATAACCAAATCCCATAATAATAGGATTAATAAATCAGCATCACTAAAAGAACAATCAGTCTTcccatttgatttttttctttgtactttTAGAAGAAAAGCACATCAcacttgttttgcttttttttccccagaaacaCACATTATGTAGCTGCAGTAATCCATTGATCAGTGGCTGAGCCACATGTATGCTAGGATCCATATTATCCAAAATATTACAACAAAAAGATTCTTTAGTCTAACTAAAGATATAAATGCAATTAATATCTCAGAATTTTACCAGAGCATTTTATACAGAATTTTCAAAACAGAGGTAGATTACCTTAGTGCCTACTATGGGCCCATT
It encodes the following:
- the TNFRSF11B gene encoding tumor necrosis factor receptor superfamily member 11B, with translation MNKFLCCTLVLLDISVKWTIQDDSPPKYLHYEPGTSRQLLCDQCPPGSYVQRHCSASSPTQCAPCPAQYYADEWNSNEECQYCSTVCKELQLVRQECSSTQNRVCECVPGRYLELEFCLRHTECPPGFGVAQAGTPESDTVCERCPEGFFSNETSSKAACLKHTNCSALGFKIALKGNEVRDNICQENTDTTPQKCGIDVTLCEEAMFRFAVPTHLTSNWLNILADSLPGTKVSTENIERIKQRHSPQEQTFQLLKLWKQQNKEQDMVKKIIQDIDLCENSVLKHVGHMNLTFEHLNMLMASLPGKKVGKEDVERTMKLCQPTEQVLKLLNLWRIKNGDQDTIKGLMYGLKHLKTYHFPKRTIQSLKKVIKFLHRFTMYRLYQKLFLEMVGNQLKSVKVRCV